GGGCGGAGTGTGTGGCAGCAACTGAACCGGCCCGCCGGGGCAGCCTTTGCCTGCCTCACGGCCTGGCCAGCGTGGAGGTTCAACTCCTCGTATGTCACCCCCCACCAGTGCCGCTCAAGGGGTGAACGCCTTGCCGCCGATGCGTGGTTCCCGCTTCGTTCGATGGACTCCTGTGCCGCTGCGACCCAGCATTCGCTTCCAGCACGCATTCCCGGTTCCGTGCCCGGGGACGAAAGGTCTTCCTTGAGCTTGCACGCGGGATAGGCGTAAAGCCTCCCGCCGACGATCTGGAGGTGCTTATGGATATCGACAAGGCCAACACCGAAGTCACCCAGCGCATGATGGACGCCCGGCCGATCGCCACCACCATGGCCAAGGCGATCGAGGTAGTGCCCGGCCTACACGACAACATGCTCCTGCATGCGGGTCCTCCAGTGACCTGGGAGCGCATGGCCGGCCCGATGCGAGGCGCCATGATGGGCGCCCTGATCTTCGAGGGCAAGGCCAAGGACGGCGACGACGCCGAGAGGATGCTCAAGTCAGGCAAGATCGAGTTCTCGCCCTGCCATGAGCATATGTGCGTGGGCCCCATGGCCGGGGTGATCTCACCTTCCATGCTGGTCTATGTTGTTGAGAACCAGACCCACAAGATCAAGTGCTTCTCCAACCTAAATGAAGGCCGTGGCAAAGTCCTGCGCATGGGTGCGTACAGCCAGGAAGTGTTGGATAAACTACGCTGGATGGAATCCATACTGGGTCCAACGATCAGAGCCGCATTGGAAGCAATTGGCGGCATTGATATTCGGGCGATCCTTTCCAAAGCGCTTCACATGGGCGATGACGGACATAACCGCCTGGACGCCGCCTCCGTATTGTGGACAACGCAATTGGCCCCCTACATAGCCAAGACCGCCAAAGACAGCGCCACCGCGTTTGAAGTGACCAAGTTCCTTGGCGAGAATGCCTTGAGCATTCTCAACCCCGTCATGGCTGGCTGCAAATCCATGACCGCCGCCGGTCACAATGTGGAAGGCAGCACGATCGTCACCATCATGGCTCGCAACGGCACCGATTTTGGCATCCAGGTCAGCGGTTTGGGAGACAAATGGTTCACAGCACAATCCCCGATGGTCAAGGCGCTTTACTTCCCGGGCTTTAAGGAATCAGACGCTTGCCGCGATATTGGCGACAGTGTCATCACTGAAACTGCCGGTATCGGTGGTTTTGCCATGGCAACCGCCCCCGCCTTGGTCACCTTCATCGGTGGTGTGCCCAAAGACGCCATCAATACCACCCTCGACATGTACGAAATCACCTATGCCGAACACAAACATTTCACAATCCCATACCTTGATTTCCGCGGCACCCCGACCGGTATTGACATCCGCAAGGTTGTTGAAAAGCAGATCACCCCGCGTGTGAACACGGGCGTGGCTCACAAGGATCCAGGGGTTGGACAGGTCGGCGCGGGTGTTGTTTCAGCCCCAATGAGCGTGTTTGAAGAGGCGCTGGTTGCCTTCGCTGATCGGTACGGGTTCTAGACCCATCTAGCAGATGACGGAGGCGAGCATGGACCGCGAAAGCTTCATTGCGATGATGAGTGAGGCCAAGTTGCACGACCTGACTCAAGGCTGCAGTGTCTTTACTCCCCCTTGGCCGGGTGAGAAATCGCTGGAAGTGCACTTCTTCAAGCGCGTCACCGGTGCGTATGGCGGCGGGCAGGGCGCCAACGGTCAGATCCTGAACTGGAGCAATACGGTAGGCACGCACCTGGTAGGCGAACGGGCATTTCACTCCGGCGGCCGCGCCATCGCCGACATTCCGCTGAAGGATCTATGCGGCCCCGGCGTGATCGTCGACATCTCGGACATGGTCTCGGATTACAGCATCATCACCCCGGAGATGATCACCCAGAAGGCCAAGGTCAAGCAGGGTGACATCCTGATCATCAACACCGGGTATCACAAGTACTCCTGGGACCAGCCGCAGGTGAACAATCCGAAGGCGCAGGGCGGCGTGGAATCCATGGAATTCGGGTTTCTCGTGCGCCATCCGGGTCCTTCCATCGCCTTCTACAAGTGGGCCCTGGACATGAAGCTCAAGGTCATCGGGGTGG
The genomic region above belongs to Anaerolineales bacterium and contains:
- a CDS encoding DUF1116 domain-containing protein, with amino-acid sequence MDIDKANTEVTQRMMDARPIATTMAKAIEVVPGLHDNMLLHAGPPVTWERMAGPMRGAMMGALIFEGKAKDGDDAERMLKSGKIEFSPCHEHMCVGPMAGVISPSMLVYVVENQTHKIKCFSNLNEGRGKVLRMGAYSQEVLDKLRWMESILGPTIRAALEAIGGIDIRAILSKALHMGDDGHNRLDAASVLWTTQLAPYIAKTAKDSATAFEVTKFLGENALSILNPVMAGCKSMTAAGHNVEGSTIVTIMARNGTDFGIQVSGLGDKWFTAQSPMVKALYFPGFKESDACRDIGDSVITETAGIGGFAMATAPALVTFIGGVPKDAINTTLDMYEITYAEHKHFTIPYLDFRGTPTGIDIRKVVEKQITPRVNTGVAHKDPGVGQVGAGVVSAPMSVFEEALVAFADRYGF